A genomic region of Oryza glaberrima chromosome 1, OglaRS2, whole genome shotgun sequence contains the following coding sequences:
- the LOC127760607 gene encoding homeobox-leucine zipper protein ROC2-like — translation MADNSGYPSKQMKVSLARRQAQNKSLQQQNEQLKLENEKLKKENYAIKLQEFNSICGTCHMRAENACLGTEIQRLYARATNQETEAQPEEVDLPFPPTAGSQEGAPLNQDEPAPPSK, via the exons ATGGCTGATAACTCTGGATATCCATCAAAGCAAATGAAGGTTTCACTGGCGAGGAGGCAAGCTCAGAATAAG TCCCTCCAGCAACAAAATGAGCAGCTGAAGCTTGAGAATGAGAAATTGAAGAAAGAGAATTATGCAATCAAGTTGCAGGAGTTCAATAGTATATGCGGTACTTGTCATATGAGGGCTGAAAATGCTTGCCTTGGAACTGAG ATTCAACGCCTTTATGCCCGTGCTACAAACCAGGAGACTGAAGCACAACCTGAAGAAGTGGACCTTCCATTCCCCCCTACAGCTGGGTCTCAGGAAGGAGCACCACTCAACCAAGATGAACCAGCACCACCGTCCAAGTAG